In a genomic window of Caloenas nicobarica isolate bCalNic1 chromosome 1, bCalNic1.hap1, whole genome shotgun sequence:
- the IL17RA gene encoding interleukin-17 receptor A isoform X3, giving the protein MAGAEPRPLLLPLLLLLVFPTSPTGAALRLLLGAAPPFTCSQPDLNCHVRNSTCMEESWLRVPMWTPSAPSSLHVSSDVFHQMDGNLLPVLRIEWKVATDASIRYLRGAELAVMQVSSNQQICAQFDFQNNLTLQVRPDGGRWNFTFDRFEVEPGQTYQVTVYHLPKLGVPGDYNCKSTSLTMPDCKDSLMKRTVPCIKTGSLWEPRIQGKILDDTTLLVSFNPWMESARYQIHVASFLNEKKCKMITRDFTEGGLQQQVNVTIKIEKNIRACCNYRIQIQPFFANCGTDCLRHSAFIPCSPAPSTDPSGHRRGKCSHNDLQTAAPYIDLPLPPLKPRKVWIVYSADHLLYVDVVLKFAEFLMTVCGTAVALDLLEDQNISELGPLPWLTRQKKEMEDLSSKIIILCSRGTQSKWQAMLGSEPVCLKQDQQKPMGDLFTPALNLILPDFKKPACFGMYIVCYFEGISSERDIPDLFNVTSRYQLMDKFEDIYFRIQDLEKFEPGRIHRIQEITAENYIDTPSGKKLKEAVQKFKNWQMEHPDWFESETICVDNDEELQSLSKESQVDSLLSEPGGIVKHQLHLREPDPNCCCVVNLHMREGESRGCKLQPQLNPCGDPTSQTMILTMDETPLVQVVEPVSSMEDGNILGHHVLSNEDYMVGVPLLETSFPMRNDIILHDDSEVSAKDDQSPANLSGELRHHLNGLMYSLYQQSVIPSEPSLCQEEANKQHQLVFDDQSKDQRQSVQSDQGYISRCSPLPPDDLVEEEEEEEEEEDQEGQAVFHELSPEVLDSLKSLQQQLFLQDIQRSSDWGYPAEVMDIGQPLEDC; this is encoded by the exons ATGGCGGGCGCGGAGCCGCGGCCGttgctcctgcccctgctgctcctcctcgtCTTCCCCACCTCGCCCACCGGCGCGGccctgcggctgctgctgggcgcCGCGCCGCCCTTCACCTGCTCCCAGCCG GATTTAAACTGCCATGTAAGAAATA GTACCTGCATGGAGGAGAGCTGGCTGCGGGTTCCCATGTGGACTCCTTCTGCTCCAAGCAGTCTTCATGTCTCTTCTGACGTTTTCCATCAGATGGATGGAAACCTCCTCCCTGTGCTTCGGATAGAATGGAAAGTGGCCACTGATG CTAGCATCCGCTATCTCCgaggggcagagctggctgtgaTGCAAGTGAGCAGCAATCAACAGATCTGTGCCCAGTTTGACTTTCAGAACAACTTGACGCTTCAGGTCCGTCCAGATGGAGGCCGG tggaatTTCACTTTTGACCGTTTTGAAGTGGAACCTGGCCAGACTTATCAAGTGACTGTCTACCACCTGCCCAAACTCGGTGTACCTGGAGACTACAATTGCAAGTCCACATCTCTCACAATGCCTG ACTGCAAGGACTCTCTAATGAAAAGAACCGTCCCATGTATAAAGACAG GCAGTTTGTGGGAGCCCAGGATCCAAGGTAAAATTCTAGATGATACAACTCTACTTGTGAGCTTTAATCCATGGATGGAGTCAGCCCGATACCAAATTCATGTGGCCAGTTTCCTGAATGAGAAGAAGTGTAAAATGATCACACGTGATTTCACTGAG GGTGGACTGCAACAGCAAGTGAATGTCACAATCAAAATAGAGAAGAACATAAGAGCTTGCTGCAACTACAGAATACAG ATTCAGCCATTCTTTGCGAACTGTGGCACAGACTGTCTGAGACACTCTGCTTTCATCCCATGTTCACCAGCTCCAA GTACAGACCCATCAG GACACCGACGAGGGAAATGCAGCCACAATGACTTACAAACCG cagCACCATATATCGACCTTCCTCTCCCACCCTTGAAGCCCCGAAAGGTTTGGATTGTGTACTCTGCTGATCACCTGCTGTACGTGGATGTGGTGCTGAAGTTTGCTGAATTTCTGATGACAGTTTGTGGTACTGCTGTAGCCTTAGATCTGCTAGAAGATCAAAACATCTCAGAGTTAGGGCCATTACCCTGGCTTACTCGACagaagaaggaaatggaagacCTGTCATCAAAGATCATCATCTTATGTTCACGGGGCACCCAGTCCAAATGGCAGGCCATGCTTGGGAGTGAGCCTGTGTGTCTCAAGCAAGATCAGCAAAAGCCAATGGGAGACCTGTTCACCCCAGCCTTGAATTTGATCCTGCCGGATTTCAAGAAGCCAGCCTGTTTTGGAATGTACATAGTCTGCTATTTTGAGGGGATTAGTAGTGAGAGAGATATACCTGACCTGTTCAATGTCACATCCAGGTACCAGCTGATGGACAAGTTTGAGGATATTTATTTTCGGATCCAGGACTTGGAGAAGTTTGAACCTGGGCGCATCCATCGAATCCAGGAAATCACAGCTGAAAATTACATCGATACCCCTAGCGGGAAGAAGTTGAAAGAGGCAGTACAGAAGTTCAAGAACTGGCAGATGGAGCACCCAGACTGGTTTGAGAGTGAAACCATCTGCGTGGATAATGATGAAGAGTTGCAGTCGCTAAGCAAAGAGAGCCAGGTGGATTCATTGCTAAGTGAACCAGGTGGAATTGTGAAACACCAGCTTCACCTACGGGAGCCTGACCCGAACTGCTGTTGTGTCGTCAACCTCCACATGCGTGAAGGTGAAAGTAGAGGCTGTAAACTCCAACCTCAGCTTAATCCATGTGGGGATCCAACTTCTCAGACTATGATCCTTACTATGGATGAGACTCCTCTAGTTCAGGTGGTGGAGCCAGTCTCTTCTATGGAAGATGGAAATATACTTGGTCATCATGTGCTGAGTAATGAGGATTATATGGTAGGAGTTCCTCTTCTGGAGACAAGCTTTCCAATGAGGAATGACATCATCCTCCATGATGACTCTGAAGTTTCAGCAAAAGATGACCAGAGTCCTGCAAACCTCTCAGGTGAACTCAGACACCATCTGAATGGACTCATGTACTCTCTTTATCAGCAGAGTGTCATTCCTTCAGAGCCATCTCTCTGCCAAGAGGAGGCCAACAAGCAACACCAGTTGGTCTTTGATGACCAAAGCAAAGACCAAAGACAGTCAGTGCAGTCAGACCAAGGCTACATCTCTAGATGttctcctctgcctcctgaTGACcttgtggaggaggaggaggaagaagaggaagaggaagatcAGGAAGGACAGGCAGTCTTCCATGAACTTTCTCCAGAGGTCTTGGACAGTCTAAagagcctccagcagcagctaTTTCTCCAGGACATTCAGCGAAGCTCTGACTGGGGGTATCCAGCTGAGGTGATGGACATTGGCCAACCTTTGGAGGACTGTTAG
- the IL17RA gene encoding interleukin-17 receptor A isoform X2, which yields MAGAEPRPLLLPLLLLLVFPTSPTGAALRLLLGAAPPFTCSQPDLNCHVRNSTCMEESWLRVPMWTPSAPSSLHVSSDVFHQMDGNLLPVLRIEWKVATDASIRYLRGAELAVMQVSSNQQICAQFDFQNNLTLQVRPDGGRWNFTFDRFEVEPGQTYQVTVYHLPKLGVPGDYNCKSTSLTMPDCKDSLMKRTVPCIKTGSLWEPRIQGKILDDTTLLVSFNPWMESARYQIHVASFLNEKKCKMITRDFTEGGLQQQVNVTIKIEKNIRACCNYRIQIQPFFANCGTDCLRHSAFIPCSPAPSTDPSGDMIIWLYWCITGICVLLVGSVIACVICMTKKRAGHRRGKCSHNDLQTAPYIDLPLPPLKPRKVWIVYSADHLLYVDVVLKFAEFLMTVCGTAVALDLLEDQNISELGPLPWLTRQKKEMEDLSSKIIILCSRGTQSKWQAMLGSEPVCLKQDQQKPMGDLFTPALNLILPDFKKPACFGMYIVCYFEGISSERDIPDLFNVTSRYQLMDKFEDIYFRIQDLEKFEPGRIHRIQEITAENYIDTPSGKKLKEAVQKFKNWQMEHPDWFESETICVDNDEELQSLSKESQVDSLLSEPGGIVKHQLHLREPDPNCCCVVNLHMREGESRGCKLQPQLNPCGDPTSQTMILTMDETPLVQVVEPVSSMEDGNILGHHVLSNEDYMVGVPLLETSFPMRNDIILHDDSEVSAKDDQSPANLSGELRHHLNGLMYSLYQQSVIPSEPSLCQEEANKQHQLVFDDQSKDQRQSVQSDQGYISRCSPLPPDDLVEEEEEEEEEEDQEGQAVFHELSPEVLDSLKSLQQQLFLQDIQRSSDWGYPAEVMDIGQPLEDC from the exons ATGGCGGGCGCGGAGCCGCGGCCGttgctcctgcccctgctgctcctcctcgtCTTCCCCACCTCGCCCACCGGCGCGGccctgcggctgctgctgggcgcCGCGCCGCCCTTCACCTGCTCCCAGCCG GATTTAAACTGCCATGTAAGAAATA GTACCTGCATGGAGGAGAGCTGGCTGCGGGTTCCCATGTGGACTCCTTCTGCTCCAAGCAGTCTTCATGTCTCTTCTGACGTTTTCCATCAGATGGATGGAAACCTCCTCCCTGTGCTTCGGATAGAATGGAAAGTGGCCACTGATG CTAGCATCCGCTATCTCCgaggggcagagctggctgtgaTGCAAGTGAGCAGCAATCAACAGATCTGTGCCCAGTTTGACTTTCAGAACAACTTGACGCTTCAGGTCCGTCCAGATGGAGGCCGG tggaatTTCACTTTTGACCGTTTTGAAGTGGAACCTGGCCAGACTTATCAAGTGACTGTCTACCACCTGCCCAAACTCGGTGTACCTGGAGACTACAATTGCAAGTCCACATCTCTCACAATGCCTG ACTGCAAGGACTCTCTAATGAAAAGAACCGTCCCATGTATAAAGACAG GCAGTTTGTGGGAGCCCAGGATCCAAGGTAAAATTCTAGATGATACAACTCTACTTGTGAGCTTTAATCCATGGATGGAGTCAGCCCGATACCAAATTCATGTGGCCAGTTTCCTGAATGAGAAGAAGTGTAAAATGATCACACGTGATTTCACTGAG GGTGGACTGCAACAGCAAGTGAATGTCACAATCAAAATAGAGAAGAACATAAGAGCTTGCTGCAACTACAGAATACAG ATTCAGCCATTCTTTGCGAACTGTGGCACAGACTGTCTGAGACACTCTGCTTTCATCCCATGTTCACCAGCTCCAA GTACAGACCCATCAG GTGATATGATTATATGGCTCTACTGGTGTATCACTGGGATCTGTGTGTTACTGGTGGGATCAGTCATAGCATGTGTGATTTGTATGACCAAAAAACGAGCGG GACACCGACGAGGGAAATGCAGCCACAATGACTTACAAACCG CACCATATATCGACCTTCCTCTCCCACCCTTGAAGCCCCGAAAGGTTTGGATTGTGTACTCTGCTGATCACCTGCTGTACGTGGATGTGGTGCTGAAGTTTGCTGAATTTCTGATGACAGTTTGTGGTACTGCTGTAGCCTTAGATCTGCTAGAAGATCAAAACATCTCAGAGTTAGGGCCATTACCCTGGCTTACTCGACagaagaaggaaatggaagacCTGTCATCAAAGATCATCATCTTATGTTCACGGGGCACCCAGTCCAAATGGCAGGCCATGCTTGGGAGTGAGCCTGTGTGTCTCAAGCAAGATCAGCAAAAGCCAATGGGAGACCTGTTCACCCCAGCCTTGAATTTGATCCTGCCGGATTTCAAGAAGCCAGCCTGTTTTGGAATGTACATAGTCTGCTATTTTGAGGGGATTAGTAGTGAGAGAGATATACCTGACCTGTTCAATGTCACATCCAGGTACCAGCTGATGGACAAGTTTGAGGATATTTATTTTCGGATCCAGGACTTGGAGAAGTTTGAACCTGGGCGCATCCATCGAATCCAGGAAATCACAGCTGAAAATTACATCGATACCCCTAGCGGGAAGAAGTTGAAAGAGGCAGTACAGAAGTTCAAGAACTGGCAGATGGAGCACCCAGACTGGTTTGAGAGTGAAACCATCTGCGTGGATAATGATGAAGAGTTGCAGTCGCTAAGCAAAGAGAGCCAGGTGGATTCATTGCTAAGTGAACCAGGTGGAATTGTGAAACACCAGCTTCACCTACGGGAGCCTGACCCGAACTGCTGTTGTGTCGTCAACCTCCACATGCGTGAAGGTGAAAGTAGAGGCTGTAAACTCCAACCTCAGCTTAATCCATGTGGGGATCCAACTTCTCAGACTATGATCCTTACTATGGATGAGACTCCTCTAGTTCAGGTGGTGGAGCCAGTCTCTTCTATGGAAGATGGAAATATACTTGGTCATCATGTGCTGAGTAATGAGGATTATATGGTAGGAGTTCCTCTTCTGGAGACAAGCTTTCCAATGAGGAATGACATCATCCTCCATGATGACTCTGAAGTTTCAGCAAAAGATGACCAGAGTCCTGCAAACCTCTCAGGTGAACTCAGACACCATCTGAATGGACTCATGTACTCTCTTTATCAGCAGAGTGTCATTCCTTCAGAGCCATCTCTCTGCCAAGAGGAGGCCAACAAGCAACACCAGTTGGTCTTTGATGACCAAAGCAAAGACCAAAGACAGTCAGTGCAGTCAGACCAAGGCTACATCTCTAGATGttctcctctgcctcctgaTGACcttgtggaggaggaggaggaagaagaggaagaggaagatcAGGAAGGACAGGCAGTCTTCCATGAACTTTCTCCAGAGGTCTTGGACAGTCTAAagagcctccagcagcagctaTTTCTCCAGGACATTCAGCGAAGCTCTGACTGGGGGTATCCAGCTGAGGTGATGGACATTGGCCAACCTTTGGAGGACTGTTAG
- the IL17RA gene encoding interleukin-17 receptor A isoform X1, producing MAGAEPRPLLLPLLLLLVFPTSPTGAALRLLLGAAPPFTCSQPDLNCHVRNSTCMEESWLRVPMWTPSAPSSLHVSSDVFHQMDGNLLPVLRIEWKVATDASIRYLRGAELAVMQVSSNQQICAQFDFQNNLTLQVRPDGGRWNFTFDRFEVEPGQTYQVTVYHLPKLGVPGDYNCKSTSLTMPDCKDSLMKRTVPCIKTGSLWEPRIQGKILDDTTLLVSFNPWMESARYQIHVASFLNEKKCKMITRDFTEGGLQQQVNVTIKIEKNIRACCNYRIQIQPFFANCGTDCLRHSAFIPCSPAPSTDPSGDMIIWLYWCITGICVLLVGSVIACVICMTKKRAGHRRGKCSHNDLQTAAPYIDLPLPPLKPRKVWIVYSADHLLYVDVVLKFAEFLMTVCGTAVALDLLEDQNISELGPLPWLTRQKKEMEDLSSKIIILCSRGTQSKWQAMLGSEPVCLKQDQQKPMGDLFTPALNLILPDFKKPACFGMYIVCYFEGISSERDIPDLFNVTSRYQLMDKFEDIYFRIQDLEKFEPGRIHRIQEITAENYIDTPSGKKLKEAVQKFKNWQMEHPDWFESETICVDNDEELQSLSKESQVDSLLSEPGGIVKHQLHLREPDPNCCCVVNLHMREGESRGCKLQPQLNPCGDPTSQTMILTMDETPLVQVVEPVSSMEDGNILGHHVLSNEDYMVGVPLLETSFPMRNDIILHDDSEVSAKDDQSPANLSGELRHHLNGLMYSLYQQSVIPSEPSLCQEEANKQHQLVFDDQSKDQRQSVQSDQGYISRCSPLPPDDLVEEEEEEEEEEDQEGQAVFHELSPEVLDSLKSLQQQLFLQDIQRSSDWGYPAEVMDIGQPLEDC from the exons ATGGCGGGCGCGGAGCCGCGGCCGttgctcctgcccctgctgctcctcctcgtCTTCCCCACCTCGCCCACCGGCGCGGccctgcggctgctgctgggcgcCGCGCCGCCCTTCACCTGCTCCCAGCCG GATTTAAACTGCCATGTAAGAAATA GTACCTGCATGGAGGAGAGCTGGCTGCGGGTTCCCATGTGGACTCCTTCTGCTCCAAGCAGTCTTCATGTCTCTTCTGACGTTTTCCATCAGATGGATGGAAACCTCCTCCCTGTGCTTCGGATAGAATGGAAAGTGGCCACTGATG CTAGCATCCGCTATCTCCgaggggcagagctggctgtgaTGCAAGTGAGCAGCAATCAACAGATCTGTGCCCAGTTTGACTTTCAGAACAACTTGACGCTTCAGGTCCGTCCAGATGGAGGCCGG tggaatTTCACTTTTGACCGTTTTGAAGTGGAACCTGGCCAGACTTATCAAGTGACTGTCTACCACCTGCCCAAACTCGGTGTACCTGGAGACTACAATTGCAAGTCCACATCTCTCACAATGCCTG ACTGCAAGGACTCTCTAATGAAAAGAACCGTCCCATGTATAAAGACAG GCAGTTTGTGGGAGCCCAGGATCCAAGGTAAAATTCTAGATGATACAACTCTACTTGTGAGCTTTAATCCATGGATGGAGTCAGCCCGATACCAAATTCATGTGGCCAGTTTCCTGAATGAGAAGAAGTGTAAAATGATCACACGTGATTTCACTGAG GGTGGACTGCAACAGCAAGTGAATGTCACAATCAAAATAGAGAAGAACATAAGAGCTTGCTGCAACTACAGAATACAG ATTCAGCCATTCTTTGCGAACTGTGGCACAGACTGTCTGAGACACTCTGCTTTCATCCCATGTTCACCAGCTCCAA GTACAGACCCATCAG GTGATATGATTATATGGCTCTACTGGTGTATCACTGGGATCTGTGTGTTACTGGTGGGATCAGTCATAGCATGTGTGATTTGTATGACCAAAAAACGAGCGG GACACCGACGAGGGAAATGCAGCCACAATGACTTACAAACCG cagCACCATATATCGACCTTCCTCTCCCACCCTTGAAGCCCCGAAAGGTTTGGATTGTGTACTCTGCTGATCACCTGCTGTACGTGGATGTGGTGCTGAAGTTTGCTGAATTTCTGATGACAGTTTGTGGTACTGCTGTAGCCTTAGATCTGCTAGAAGATCAAAACATCTCAGAGTTAGGGCCATTACCCTGGCTTACTCGACagaagaaggaaatggaagacCTGTCATCAAAGATCATCATCTTATGTTCACGGGGCACCCAGTCCAAATGGCAGGCCATGCTTGGGAGTGAGCCTGTGTGTCTCAAGCAAGATCAGCAAAAGCCAATGGGAGACCTGTTCACCCCAGCCTTGAATTTGATCCTGCCGGATTTCAAGAAGCCAGCCTGTTTTGGAATGTACATAGTCTGCTATTTTGAGGGGATTAGTAGTGAGAGAGATATACCTGACCTGTTCAATGTCACATCCAGGTACCAGCTGATGGACAAGTTTGAGGATATTTATTTTCGGATCCAGGACTTGGAGAAGTTTGAACCTGGGCGCATCCATCGAATCCAGGAAATCACAGCTGAAAATTACATCGATACCCCTAGCGGGAAGAAGTTGAAAGAGGCAGTACAGAAGTTCAAGAACTGGCAGATGGAGCACCCAGACTGGTTTGAGAGTGAAACCATCTGCGTGGATAATGATGAAGAGTTGCAGTCGCTAAGCAAAGAGAGCCAGGTGGATTCATTGCTAAGTGAACCAGGTGGAATTGTGAAACACCAGCTTCACCTACGGGAGCCTGACCCGAACTGCTGTTGTGTCGTCAACCTCCACATGCGTGAAGGTGAAAGTAGAGGCTGTAAACTCCAACCTCAGCTTAATCCATGTGGGGATCCAACTTCTCAGACTATGATCCTTACTATGGATGAGACTCCTCTAGTTCAGGTGGTGGAGCCAGTCTCTTCTATGGAAGATGGAAATATACTTGGTCATCATGTGCTGAGTAATGAGGATTATATGGTAGGAGTTCCTCTTCTGGAGACAAGCTTTCCAATGAGGAATGACATCATCCTCCATGATGACTCTGAAGTTTCAGCAAAAGATGACCAGAGTCCTGCAAACCTCTCAGGTGAACTCAGACACCATCTGAATGGACTCATGTACTCTCTTTATCAGCAGAGTGTCATTCCTTCAGAGCCATCTCTCTGCCAAGAGGAGGCCAACAAGCAACACCAGTTGGTCTTTGATGACCAAAGCAAAGACCAAAGACAGTCAGTGCAGTCAGACCAAGGCTACATCTCTAGATGttctcctctgcctcctgaTGACcttgtggaggaggaggaggaagaagaggaagaggaagatcAGGAAGGACAGGCAGTCTTCCATGAACTTTCTCCAGAGGTCTTGGACAGTCTAAagagcctccagcagcagctaTTTCTCCAGGACATTCAGCGAAGCTCTGACTGGGGGTATCCAGCTGAGGTGATGGACATTGGCCAACCTTTGGAGGACTGTTAG
- the IL17RA gene encoding interleukin-17 receptor A isoform X4 has translation MAGAEPRPLLLPLLLLLVFPTSPTGAALRLLLGAAPPFTCSQPDLNCHVRNSTCMEESWLRVPMWTPSAPSSLHVSSDVFHQMDGNLLPVLRIEWKVATDASIRYLRGAELAVMQVSSNQQICAQFDFQNNLTLQVRPDGGRWNFTFDRFEVEPGQTYQVTVYHLPKLGVPGDYNCKSTSLTMPDCKDSLMKRTVPCIKTGSLWEPRIQGKILDDTTLLVSFNPWMESARYQIHVASFLNEKKCKMITRDFTEGGLQQQVNVTIKIEKNIRACCNYRIQIQPFFANCGTDCLRHSAFIPCSPAPSTDPSGHRRGKCSHNDLQTAPYIDLPLPPLKPRKVWIVYSADHLLYVDVVLKFAEFLMTVCGTAVALDLLEDQNISELGPLPWLTRQKKEMEDLSSKIIILCSRGTQSKWQAMLGSEPVCLKQDQQKPMGDLFTPALNLILPDFKKPACFGMYIVCYFEGISSERDIPDLFNVTSRYQLMDKFEDIYFRIQDLEKFEPGRIHRIQEITAENYIDTPSGKKLKEAVQKFKNWQMEHPDWFESETICVDNDEELQSLSKESQVDSLLSEPGGIVKHQLHLREPDPNCCCVVNLHMREGESRGCKLQPQLNPCGDPTSQTMILTMDETPLVQVVEPVSSMEDGNILGHHVLSNEDYMVGVPLLETSFPMRNDIILHDDSEVSAKDDQSPANLSGELRHHLNGLMYSLYQQSVIPSEPSLCQEEANKQHQLVFDDQSKDQRQSVQSDQGYISRCSPLPPDDLVEEEEEEEEEEDQEGQAVFHELSPEVLDSLKSLQQQLFLQDIQRSSDWGYPAEVMDIGQPLEDC, from the exons ATGGCGGGCGCGGAGCCGCGGCCGttgctcctgcccctgctgctcctcctcgtCTTCCCCACCTCGCCCACCGGCGCGGccctgcggctgctgctgggcgcCGCGCCGCCCTTCACCTGCTCCCAGCCG GATTTAAACTGCCATGTAAGAAATA GTACCTGCATGGAGGAGAGCTGGCTGCGGGTTCCCATGTGGACTCCTTCTGCTCCAAGCAGTCTTCATGTCTCTTCTGACGTTTTCCATCAGATGGATGGAAACCTCCTCCCTGTGCTTCGGATAGAATGGAAAGTGGCCACTGATG CTAGCATCCGCTATCTCCgaggggcagagctggctgtgaTGCAAGTGAGCAGCAATCAACAGATCTGTGCCCAGTTTGACTTTCAGAACAACTTGACGCTTCAGGTCCGTCCAGATGGAGGCCGG tggaatTTCACTTTTGACCGTTTTGAAGTGGAACCTGGCCAGACTTATCAAGTGACTGTCTACCACCTGCCCAAACTCGGTGTACCTGGAGACTACAATTGCAAGTCCACATCTCTCACAATGCCTG ACTGCAAGGACTCTCTAATGAAAAGAACCGTCCCATGTATAAAGACAG GCAGTTTGTGGGAGCCCAGGATCCAAGGTAAAATTCTAGATGATACAACTCTACTTGTGAGCTTTAATCCATGGATGGAGTCAGCCCGATACCAAATTCATGTGGCCAGTTTCCTGAATGAGAAGAAGTGTAAAATGATCACACGTGATTTCACTGAG GGTGGACTGCAACAGCAAGTGAATGTCACAATCAAAATAGAGAAGAACATAAGAGCTTGCTGCAACTACAGAATACAG ATTCAGCCATTCTTTGCGAACTGTGGCACAGACTGTCTGAGACACTCTGCTTTCATCCCATGTTCACCAGCTCCAA GTACAGACCCATCAG GACACCGACGAGGGAAATGCAGCCACAATGACTTACAAACCG CACCATATATCGACCTTCCTCTCCCACCCTTGAAGCCCCGAAAGGTTTGGATTGTGTACTCTGCTGATCACCTGCTGTACGTGGATGTGGTGCTGAAGTTTGCTGAATTTCTGATGACAGTTTGTGGTACTGCTGTAGCCTTAGATCTGCTAGAAGATCAAAACATCTCAGAGTTAGGGCCATTACCCTGGCTTACTCGACagaagaaggaaatggaagacCTGTCATCAAAGATCATCATCTTATGTTCACGGGGCACCCAGTCCAAATGGCAGGCCATGCTTGGGAGTGAGCCTGTGTGTCTCAAGCAAGATCAGCAAAAGCCAATGGGAGACCTGTTCACCCCAGCCTTGAATTTGATCCTGCCGGATTTCAAGAAGCCAGCCTGTTTTGGAATGTACATAGTCTGCTATTTTGAGGGGATTAGTAGTGAGAGAGATATACCTGACCTGTTCAATGTCACATCCAGGTACCAGCTGATGGACAAGTTTGAGGATATTTATTTTCGGATCCAGGACTTGGAGAAGTTTGAACCTGGGCGCATCCATCGAATCCAGGAAATCACAGCTGAAAATTACATCGATACCCCTAGCGGGAAGAAGTTGAAAGAGGCAGTACAGAAGTTCAAGAACTGGCAGATGGAGCACCCAGACTGGTTTGAGAGTGAAACCATCTGCGTGGATAATGATGAAGAGTTGCAGTCGCTAAGCAAAGAGAGCCAGGTGGATTCATTGCTAAGTGAACCAGGTGGAATTGTGAAACACCAGCTTCACCTACGGGAGCCTGACCCGAACTGCTGTTGTGTCGTCAACCTCCACATGCGTGAAGGTGAAAGTAGAGGCTGTAAACTCCAACCTCAGCTTAATCCATGTGGGGATCCAACTTCTCAGACTATGATCCTTACTATGGATGAGACTCCTCTAGTTCAGGTGGTGGAGCCAGTCTCTTCTATGGAAGATGGAAATATACTTGGTCATCATGTGCTGAGTAATGAGGATTATATGGTAGGAGTTCCTCTTCTGGAGACAAGCTTTCCAATGAGGAATGACATCATCCTCCATGATGACTCTGAAGTTTCAGCAAAAGATGACCAGAGTCCTGCAAACCTCTCAGGTGAACTCAGACACCATCTGAATGGACTCATGTACTCTCTTTATCAGCAGAGTGTCATTCCTTCAGAGCCATCTCTCTGCCAAGAGGAGGCCAACAAGCAACACCAGTTGGTCTTTGATGACCAAAGCAAAGACCAAAGACAGTCAGTGCAGTCAGACCAAGGCTACATCTCTAGATGttctcctctgcctcctgaTGACcttgtggaggaggaggaggaagaagaggaagaggaagatcAGGAAGGACAGGCAGTCTTCCATGAACTTTCTCCAGAGGTCTTGGACAGTCTAAagagcctccagcagcagctaTTTCTCCAGGACATTCAGCGAAGCTCTGACTGGGGGTATCCAGCTGAGGTGATGGACATTGGCCAACCTTTGGAGGACTGTTAG